One window from the genome of Serinibacter salmoneus encodes:
- a CDS encoding YlbL family protein, translating to MTQPPSDREQTAVHYDPLPLPRRSAGVSVRVLAIAVALCALLTLALIIPVPYVVRTPGPTVDTLGESGETTLITVPADQEFDSEGELRLTTVSAYGGPGYPVGAVRVLQSLFDDTSSVLPREALFPDDQSAEETAEASQVQMSTSQENATVAALEELGYEVPATLTVAGVVEGTGAVDVLSEGDLLLGVGSSEDEVTEVNGMRELSEALAVIPAGTEASVLIERDGEDQVVALVTGDDGEGGSVLGVLVAPEVTPPVQVDIALENIGGPSAGMMFALGIMERLTEGDATGGEVIAGTGTMSMSGEVGAIGGIQQKLAGARRDGATAFLAPADNCDEVVGHEPEGLTVVAVSTLGEAWDAVTAIGAGESADLPTCEDVLAQAD from the coding sequence GTGACCCAGCCCCCGAGCGACCGTGAGCAGACCGCTGTGCACTATGACCCGTTGCCGCTGCCCCGGCGCTCCGCCGGGGTCTCGGTGCGCGTGCTCGCGATCGCTGTGGCGCTGTGCGCCCTGCTGACCCTGGCACTGATCATCCCGGTGCCCTACGTGGTGCGCACCCCGGGCCCGACTGTGGACACCCTGGGCGAGAGCGGGGAGACCACCCTGATCACGGTCCCTGCCGACCAGGAGTTCGACTCCGAGGGCGAACTGCGGTTGACGACCGTGTCGGCCTACGGCGGCCCCGGGTACCCGGTGGGTGCCGTGCGCGTGCTGCAGTCGCTGTTCGACGACACGTCCTCGGTGCTGCCGCGCGAAGCGCTCTTCCCCGACGACCAGAGTGCCGAGGAGACCGCCGAGGCGTCGCAGGTGCAGATGAGCACCTCCCAGGAGAACGCGACCGTCGCGGCGTTGGAGGAGCTCGGCTACGAGGTGCCCGCCACCCTCACCGTCGCCGGGGTGGTGGAGGGCACCGGGGCAGTGGACGTGCTCTCCGAGGGCGACCTGCTGCTGGGTGTGGGTTCCTCCGAGGACGAGGTCACCGAGGTGAACGGGATGCGGGAGCTGTCCGAGGCGCTCGCCGTGATCCCCGCCGGCACCGAGGCATCCGTGCTGATCGAGCGCGACGGCGAGGACCAGGTGGTCGCGCTCGTCACCGGGGACGACGGTGAGGGCGGCAGCGTGCTGGGCGTGCTGGTGGCCCCGGAGGTGACACCCCCCGTGCAGGTGGACATCGCGCTGGAGAACATCGGCGGACCCTCGGCCGGGATGATGTTCGCCCTGGGCATCATGGAGCGCCTGACCGAGGGCGACGCCACGGGCGGTGAGGTGATCGCCGGCACCGGCACGATGAGCATGAGCGGGGAGGTCGGAGCGATCGGCGGGATCCAGCAGAAGCTCGCCGGCGCCAGGCGTGATGGGGCGACGGCGTTCCTGGCACCCGCGGACAACTGCGATGAGGTGGTGGGCCATGAGCCCGAGGGGCTGACCGTGGTCGCGGTCAGCACCCTGGGGGAGGCGTGGGACGCGGTGACCGCGATCGGCGCCGGGGAGAGCGCCGACCTGCCCACCTGCGAGGACGTGCTGGCACAGGCCGACTGA
- a CDS encoding PPA1309 family protein, which produces MSEPVDPTHAADATPPSRADAPDATAALARCLRETEAHVAGAGWDAPMRLFALVRLAEALAEDPSLASMLPEPDGDPHQLIAVEQEGLPEAETLEDLLAQISWPESVDGAAIVIERVVVPPSAEAEVDTDDPQAVAALAQREDAQDVRMAAGVLRSGERWCALRARSHDTDDQVMGGADLVPGLVAALAVTLED; this is translated from the coding sequence ATGAGCGAACCCGTCGATCCCACCCACGCCGCCGACGCCACGCCCCCTTCCCGCGCCGACGCCCCGGATGCCACCGCCGCGCTCGCGCGGTGCCTGCGCGAGACCGAGGCCCACGTGGCGGGCGCCGGATGGGACGCCCCGATGCGACTGTTCGCCCTGGTGCGCCTGGCCGAGGCGCTGGCGGAGGACCCCTCGCTTGCCTCGATGCTGCCGGAGCCCGACGGCGATCCCCACCAGCTCATTGCGGTGGAGCAGGAGGGGCTACCGGAGGCGGAGACCCTGGAGGACCTGCTCGCGCAGATCTCCTGGCCCGAGAGCGTTGACGGGGCGGCGATCGTGATCGAGCGCGTGGTGGTGCCGCCCTCCGCGGAGGCCGAGGTGGACACGGACGACCCGCAGGCCGTGGCCGCCCTCGCGCAGCGGGAGGACGCCCAGGACGTGCGGATGGCCGCCGGGGTGCTGCGCTCGGGTGAACGCTGGTGCGCGCTGCGGGCCCGCAGCCACGACACCGACGACCAGGTGATGGGCGGCGCCGACCTCGTGCCGGGGCTGGTGGCCGCGCTGGCCGTCACCCTGGAGGACTGA
- a CDS encoding UPF0182 family protein, which yields MTTTAGARPDRRRSALWITFLVLAVLVIAVFASAGLITEWMWFSQLDATQVLSTQWISRIVLFVIGAVLMGGLTFLNLHLAYRNRPVYAPVTPEQRNLDRYREAVEPLRRAVLIGAPVVLGFFGGAAASAQWQTVLVAMNAQSFGITDPQFGIDLSFYTFTLPLLRFIVSFVMALLVISGIAAVVTHYLYGGLQVGQGPHVTRAARIQLAVIGALLALTIAASYWLDRYSLLTNEGERFDGASYTDINAVLPGREILAGIAVVVAIMLVVAAVWGSWKLPAVAAGLMVVSGIVLGGIYPALVQRFQVVPNEQSLEQPYIQRNIDATLGAYDLQDIETIPYSATTEAEQGALREDAESTASIRLMDPSIVSPTFQQLQQIRQYYAFPDVLSVDRYDIEGQERQDTVISVRELDLNGLGADQRNWTNDHTVYTHGFGVVAAYGNTPGAGGQPEFFEGDIPSTGELGEYEPRIYFGQNSPTYSIVGAPEGTAPWEVDFPSDESEGEVLSTYTGDGGPQITNLFMRALYAIKFGSQEILFSDRVTDVSQVLWDRDPRTRVEKVAPFLTVDSRTYPAVVDTDGDGTKEVVWVVDAYTTSNDYPYSARQQLEEATVDSLLVEQTGQQIVLNQPDNINYIRNSVKAVVNAYDGSVTLYAWEPEDPVLSTWNEVYPGLVKSIDGISGDLMAHVRYPEDMFKVQRTLLNTYHVTDAAQFFAGSDFWRTPEDPTSEGNVAQPPYYLTLRMPGEEEAAFSLTTSFILDASNRNVLRGFAAVSGDAGDEDGVIGEGYGKIRLLELPSGLAIPGPGQVQNNFDTDQDAADTLNILDSQGSEAVRGNLLTLPVGGGFLYVQPVYAQASQGTQYPLLRYVLVAFGDEIGFATTLDEALDQVFGGDSGAEAGDADVDPDTLDPDGTLVPEVEEPGEEATQEPTTEPTEGSTSGSGTPGADTGIATPDTSTAEGRLAQALIDAGAAIEASNEAQTSGDWAAYGEAQDALNDALQRAIDAQIEIDNAG from the coding sequence GTGACCACCACCGCTGGTGCCCGGCCCGATCGCCGGAGATCCGCCCTGTGGATCACGTTCCTCGTCCTCGCCGTGCTCGTGATCGCCGTGTTCGCCTCGGCGGGCCTGATCACGGAGTGGATGTGGTTCTCCCAACTCGACGCGACTCAGGTGCTCTCCACGCAGTGGATCTCCCGCATCGTGCTGTTCGTGATCGGCGCGGTCCTCATGGGCGGGCTGACTTTCCTCAACCTGCACCTGGCCTACCGCAATCGGCCGGTGTATGCGCCCGTCACCCCGGAGCAGCGCAACCTGGACCGCTACCGCGAGGCCGTGGAGCCGCTGCGCCGTGCCGTGCTGATCGGCGCGCCGGTCGTGCTCGGGTTCTTCGGGGGCGCCGCGGCCTCCGCGCAGTGGCAGACCGTGCTGGTGGCGATGAACGCCCAGTCCTTCGGTATCACCGACCCGCAGTTCGGGATCGACCTGTCCTTCTACACGTTCACGCTGCCGCTGCTGCGGTTCATCGTGTCCTTCGTGATGGCGCTGCTGGTGATCTCCGGGATCGCGGCCGTGGTGACGCACTACCTCTACGGGGGTCTGCAGGTCGGCCAGGGCCCGCACGTCACCCGCGCCGCCCGCATCCAGCTCGCCGTGATCGGCGCCCTGCTGGCGCTGACCATCGCCGCCTCGTACTGGCTGGACCGCTACTCGCTGCTGACCAACGAGGGTGAGCGGTTCGACGGCGCCTCCTACACCGACATCAACGCGGTGCTGCCCGGGCGCGAGATCCTCGCGGGTATCGCCGTGGTGGTCGCGATCATGCTCGTGGTCGCCGCCGTGTGGGGGAGTTGGAAGTTGCCCGCCGTGGCCGCCGGCCTCATGGTCGTCTCCGGGATCGTGCTCGGGGGGATCTACCCGGCGCTGGTGCAGCGCTTCCAGGTGGTGCCGAACGAGCAGTCCCTGGAGCAGCCCTATATCCAGCGCAACATCGACGCAACCCTGGGCGCCTACGACCTGCAGGACATCGAGACCATCCCCTACTCCGCGACCACGGAGGCCGAGCAGGGCGCGCTGCGGGAGGACGCGGAGTCCACCGCGAGCATCCGCCTCATGGACCCCTCGATCGTCTCCCCGACCTTCCAGCAGCTGCAGCAGATCCGCCAGTACTACGCCTTCCCGGACGTGCTCTCGGTGGATCGGTACGACATCGAGGGTCAGGAGCGTCAGGACACCGTGATCTCGGTGCGGGAACTCGACCTGAACGGCTTGGGCGCCGACCAGCGCAACTGGACCAACGATCACACCGTCTACACCCACGGCTTCGGCGTCGTGGCCGCCTACGGCAACACCCCCGGGGCGGGCGGGCAGCCGGAGTTCTTCGAGGGCGACATCCCCAGCACCGGCGAGCTCGGCGAGTACGAACCGCGGATCTACTTCGGCCAGAACTCCCCGACCTACTCCATCGTGGGGGCGCCGGAGGGCACCGCGCCGTGGGAGGTGGACTTCCCCTCCGACGAGTCCGAGGGTGAGGTCCTGTCCACCTACACCGGCGACGGTGGACCGCAGATCACCAACCTGTTCATGCGGGCGCTGTACGCGATCAAGTTCGGCAGTCAGGAGATCCTCTTCTCCGACCGTGTCACCGATGTCTCGCAGGTGCTGTGGGACCGCGATCCACGCACCCGCGTGGAGAAGGTCGCCCCGTTCCTGACGGTGGACTCCCGCACCTACCCGGCCGTGGTCGACACCGACGGGGACGGGACCAAGGAGGTCGTGTGGGTGGTGGACGCCTACACCACCTCCAACGACTACCCCTACTCCGCGCGTCAGCAGCTGGAGGAGGCCACGGTCGACTCCCTGCTGGTGGAGCAGACCGGTCAGCAGATCGTGCTGAACCAGCCGGACAACATCAACTACATCCGCAACTCGGTCAAGGCCGTGGTGAACGCCTACGACGGCAGCGTCACGCTGTACGCGTGGGAGCCGGAGGACCCGGTCCTGTCCACCTGGAACGAGGTGTACCCGGGCCTGGTGAAGTCCATCGACGGCATCTCCGGTGACCTGATGGCGCACGTGCGCTACCCGGAGGACATGTTCAAGGTGCAGCGCACCCTGCTGAACACCTACCACGTGACGGACGCGGCCCAGTTCTTCGCCGGGTCGGACTTCTGGCGCACGCCGGAGGACCCGACCTCGGAGGGCAACGTGGCGCAGCCCCCGTACTACCTCACCCTGCGGATGCCGGGCGAGGAGGAGGCGGCGTTCTCGCTGACCACGTCCTTCATCCTGGACGCCTCCAACCGCAACGTGCTGCGCGGGTTCGCGGCCGTCTCCGGTGATGCCGGGGACGAGGACGGCGTGATCGGCGAGGGCTACGGCAAGATCCGGTTGCTGGAACTGCCCAGCGGTCTGGCGATCCCGGGGCCCGGTCAGGTGCAGAACAACTTCGACACCGATCAGGACGCCGCGGACACCCTGAACATCCTGGACTCCCAGGGTTCGGAGGCGGTGCGAGGCAACCTGCTCACGCTGCCGGTGGGCGGCGGGTTCCTGTACGTGCAGCCGGTGTACGCCCAGGCCTCCCAGGGCACCCAGTACCCGCTGCTGCGGTACGTGCTGGTGGCCTTCGGCGACGAGATCGGGTTCGCCACCACGCTGGACGAGGCGCTGGACCAGGTCTTCGGCGGCGACTCCGGCGCGGAGGCGGGCGACGCCGACGTGGACCCGGACACCCTCGACCCCGACGGCACCCTGGTGCCCGAGGTGGAGGAGCCCGGCGAGGAGGCCACGCAGGAGCCGACGACGGAGCCCACCGAGGGTTCGACGTCCGGTTCCGGCACCCCGGGGGCCGACACGGGCATCGCCACGCCGGACACCTCCACGGCCGAGGGCCGACTCGCGCAGGCGCTGATCGACGCCGGTGCGGCGATCGAGGCGTCCAACGAGGCCCAGACCAGCGGGGACTGGGCCGCCTACGGCGAGGCGCAGGATGCGCTGAACGATGCGCTGCAGCGCGCGATCGATGCGCAGATCGAGATCGACAACGCCGGCTGA
- a CDS encoding RNA polymerase sigma factor encodes MVTRDVNEDLDPEACPTSGPAPGEVAAAQREQRRAFAAVVEPEIEMMWRVARGLSGSTADAEDLLQESLVRAFRAVDRFDGRHPRAWLLTIVRNTHLNLHRRRRPIVVDDSELINASRPAFGAHQAPGAEEVYVTQELDAALSEAIGALDARLRSALLLVDVHDLSYAEAAAVLGVPIGTVMSRLSRARKRLRIRLAPTLRPMRGEP; translated from the coding sequence GTGGTGACCCGTGACGTGAACGAAGACCTCGATCCCGAGGCCTGCCCGACCTCGGGCCCCGCGCCGGGCGAGGTCGCTGCCGCTCAGCGCGAGCAACGCCGCGCCTTCGCGGCCGTGGTGGAACCCGAGATCGAGATGATGTGGCGGGTGGCGCGCGGGCTCAGCGGGTCCACCGCCGATGCCGAGGACCTGCTGCAGGAGTCCCTCGTCCGCGCCTTCCGTGCGGTGGATCGGTTCGACGGACGCCACCCGCGGGCGTGGCTGCTGACGATTGTGCGCAACACCCACCTCAATCTGCACCGCCGACGCAGGCCGATCGTGGTGGACGACTCCGAACTCATCAACGCCTCCCGCCCCGCTTTCGGCGCGCACCAGGCGCCCGGTGCGGAGGAGGTCTACGTCACCCAGGAACTCGACGCCGCCCTGAGCGAGGCGATCGGCGCGCTCGACGCGAGATTGCGCTCCGCACTCCTGCTCGTGGACGTCCACGACCTCTCCTACGCGGAGGCCGCCGCCGTGCTCGGCGTCCCGATCGGCACCGTCATGTCCCGTCTGAGCAGGGCGCGCAAGCGGCTGCGGATCCGACTCGCGCCCACCCTTCGACCCATGCGAGGAGAACCATGA
- a CDS encoding anti-sigma factor family protein, which produces MITTIRELMRCHWTGRRIPRYLDHDPAAPLTPAEVERVEEHLEACGRCREAVRENRVLRLAMSRIPQRVPMDPGTLERMRRMVTDWAEGQEG; this is translated from the coding sequence ATGATCACCACGATCCGGGAACTGATGCGCTGTCACTGGACCGGGCGCCGGATCCCGCGCTACCTCGACCACGACCCGGCCGCGCCACTGACGCCCGCGGAGGTCGAGCGCGTCGAGGAGCACCTCGAGGCGTGCGGCAGGTGCCGCGAGGCGGTCCGGGAGAACCGGGTGTTGCGGCTGGCGATGTCCCGGATCCCGCAGCGCGTGCCGATGGACCCCGGCACCCTGGAGCGGATGCGCCGCATGGTCACCGACTGGGCCGAGGGGCAGGAGGGATGA
- a CDS encoding dihydrolipoyl dehydrogenase family protein yields MTAPGAPVDLLVLGGGTAGIVAAKTAVSLGASTLLVERERTGGDCLWTGCVPSKALLAAAHQAAAARTADRFGLEVTLRVDFARVMDRVQQAIAEIAPIDSPETLRAAGVPVRHGQGVFRGEGEVAVDGVPVRYRQAVLAMGSAPTIPPLPGLAEVDYLTSDSFWSLREAPRRLAVLGAGSIGCELGQAMARLGSEVTLVENAERILPREDPAAAAAVARSLRCDGVRVQTGARVAAVHAAPAEGAGAGRLQFEDGREIAFDRLLVAVGRTPRTSGAGLERIGVACDDRGHIRVDGHLRTTNPRIWAAGDLTGHPQFTHVAASHGSLAASNAVLGVRRRAETTVPRVTYTHPEVAALGAATDGSDLRVVTREHTDVDRAVTEGETDGFTRLAVDSSGRVRGATIVGPRAGETLGEAALAVARGMRTRDLAGLMHPYPTWNDGLGGAAIADARTQLDAPLARRAVRLIVGSRRRWLDRRAT; encoded by the coding sequence ATGACCGCGCCCGGCGCCCCGGTGGACCTGCTGGTGCTCGGCGGCGGGACCGCGGGGATCGTCGCGGCCAAGACCGCCGTGAGCCTCGGTGCCAGCACCCTGCTGGTGGAGCGCGAGCGCACGGGCGGCGACTGCCTGTGGACCGGGTGCGTGCCCTCGAAGGCGCTGCTGGCTGCCGCCCACCAGGCCGCGGCGGCGCGCACGGCCGACCGGTTCGGCCTCGAGGTCACCCTCCGGGTGGACTTCGCACGGGTGATGGACCGGGTGCAGCAGGCGATCGCCGAGATCGCCCCCATCGACAGCCCCGAGACGTTGCGCGCCGCCGGGGTCCCGGTGAGGCACGGCCAGGGCGTGTTCAGGGGGGAGGGGGAGGTGGCGGTCGACGGCGTGCCGGTCCGCTACCGCCAGGCCGTCCTGGCCATGGGGTCGGCCCCGACCATCCCCCCGCTGCCGGGCCTGGCCGAGGTGGACTACCTCACCAGTGATTCCTTCTGGTCGCTGCGTGAGGCGCCGCGTCGCCTGGCCGTGCTCGGCGCCGGGAGCATCGGCTGCGAACTTGGGCAGGCGATGGCACGCCTGGGCAGCGAGGTCACCCTGGTCGAGAACGCCGAGCGGATCCTGCCGCGCGAGGACCCCGCCGCGGCTGCCGCCGTGGCACGGTCCCTGCGCTGCGACGGCGTGCGGGTGCAGACCGGGGCGCGGGTCGCCGCCGTGCACGCCGCGCCGGCCGAGGGCGCGGGCGCGGGTCGGCTGCAGTTCGAGGACGGCCGGGAGATCGCCTTCGACCGGCTGCTGGTCGCGGTGGGCCGCACCCCCCGCACGTCAGGTGCCGGTCTGGAGCGCATCGGGGTGGCGTGCGATGACCGGGGCCATATCCGCGTGGACGGGCACCTGCGCACCACCAACCCGCGCATCTGGGCGGCGGGGGACCTCACCGGTCACCCCCAGTTCACCCATGTGGCGGCCTCGCACGGCAGCCTCGCCGCCTCCAATGCGGTGCTCGGCGTGCGGCGGCGGGCGGAGACCACGGTGCCGCGGGTGACCTACACCCACCCCGAGGTGGCGGCACTCGGCGCCGCGACCGACGGGAGCGACCTGCGCGTGGTCACCCGCGAGCACACCGACGTCGATCGCGCGGTGACCGAGGGGGAGACGGACGGCTTCACCCGGCTCGCGGTGGATTCCAGCGGTCGGGTGCGCGGCGCCACCATCGTGGGGCCCCGCGCGGGCGAGACCCTGGGAGAGGCCGCCCTCGCCGTCGCGCGCGGCATGCGCACCCGGGACCTGGCGGGCCTGATGCACCCCTATCCCACCTGGAACGACGGCCTCGGCGGGGCGGCCATCGCCGACGCCCGGACCCAGCTGGACGCGCCGCTGGCGCGCCGCGCCGTGCGGCTGATCGTCGGGTCGCGCCGGCGGTGGCTGGACCGGCGGGCCACCTAG
- a CDS encoding TVP38/TMEM64 family protein, which produces MTSPVSPTADSPRSRRGAVIRLAAFLLVYVAAAIALQVSGWNGPQQLQDLVEDAGWAGNVIFVLGYALLVLVPSPASVLTILGGALFGVWWGFLLAWSGALLGAIGGAFIGRRVGRASVDRLLGGRLRTADRVLVSHGLLAVLAVRLVPLFPFTPLNYACGLLGVRMRDYVLGTALGIIPGSLAYASVGASGADPLGIVLGVGGLVALAVIGGAWGRRLLRPVPAESAPQEDGPERDQD; this is translated from the coding sequence ATGACCAGCCCCGTCTCCCCCACGGCCGATTCCCCACGCTCCCGCCGCGGGGCGGTGATCCGCCTGGCCGCCTTCCTCCTGGTGTACGTGGCCGCCGCGATCGCCCTGCAGGTCAGCGGCTGGAACGGTCCGCAGCAGTTGCAGGACCTCGTGGAAGACGCCGGGTGGGCGGGGAACGTCATCTTCGTGCTGGGCTACGCCCTGCTGGTCCTGGTCCCCTCCCCCGCCTCCGTGCTGACGATCCTGGGCGGGGCCCTGTTCGGGGTGTGGTGGGGCTTCCTGCTGGCCTGGAGCGGCGCGCTGCTCGGCGCGATCGGCGGCGCGTTCATCGGCCGCCGCGTGGGTCGCGCCTCGGTCGATCGCCTGCTCGGGGGACGTCTGCGCACGGCAGACCGGGTCCTGGTCTCCCACGGTCTCCTCGCCGTCCTGGCCGTGCGCCTGGTGCCGCTGTTCCCGTTCACGCCGCTGAATTACGCCTGTGGACTGCTCGGCGTGCGGATGCGCGACTACGTGCTCGGCACGGCGCTCGGGATCATCCCGGGGTCCCTCGCCTACGCGTCGGTCGGTGCCTCGGGCGCCGACCCGCTCGGGATCGTGCTCGGCGTCGGCGGCCTCGTGGCGCTGGCCGTGATCGGCGGGGCCTGGGGGCGGCGCCTGCTGCGGCCGGTCCCCGCAGAATCCGCCCCGCAGGAGGACGGACCTGAGCGGGACCAGGACTGA
- a CDS encoding CDP-alcohol phosphatidyltransferase family protein, with amino-acid sequence MFDARLRRRFGGGLEALARAVDRPWITPDGLTLTGLVVGLGSAGLAAAQWWWWSLAAWLLSRVLDGVDGPLARRRGRTGSAAGGFLDITSDFVVYGATVIGVAVGVTPASASPGDWLPFAAVLLAYYVNGAAFLAFSSLAERTGKRIEDGRSLSFLGGLTEGAETIVVHAAWLILPQYAADIALVWAALVSLSAVHRIVTGYRVLREPGQPERPGKPEDPGAPGSRRGPEGVPPV; translated from the coding sequence ATGTTCGACGCCCGGCTGCGCCGCCGGTTCGGTGGAGGCCTGGAGGCACTCGCGCGTGCGGTGGACCGCCCCTGGATCACCCCCGACGGGCTGACGCTCACCGGCCTGGTGGTGGGGCTGGGGAGCGCCGGACTCGCGGCCGCCCAGTGGTGGTGGTGGTCGCTGGCGGCCTGGCTCCTCTCCCGGGTGCTGGACGGGGTGGACGGGCCGCTGGCGCGTCGGCGCGGGCGGACCGGTTCGGCGGCCGGTGGCTTCCTGGACATCACCAGCGACTTCGTGGTCTACGGCGCCACGGTGATCGGCGTGGCGGTGGGCGTCACGCCGGCGTCGGCGTCACCCGGGGACTGGCTGCCGTTCGCGGCCGTGCTGCTGGCGTACTACGTCAACGGCGCCGCGTTCCTCGCGTTCTCCTCCCTCGCCGAGCGCACCGGGAAGCGGATCGAGGACGGCCGTTCCCTGAGCTTCCTCGGTGGCCTGACCGAGGGTGCCGAGACGATCGTGGTGCATGCGGCGTGGCTGATCCTGCCGCAGTACGCGGCGGACATCGCCCTCGTGTGGGCGGCCCTGGTGAGCCTGAGCGCGGTGCACCGGATCGTGACCGGATACCGGGTGCTGCGGGAACCGGGGCAACCGGAGCGGCCGGGGAAGCCGGAGGATCCCGGCGCACCGGGAAGCAGGCGCGGACCCGAGGGGGTTCCTCCCGTATGA
- a CDS encoding ABC transporter substrate-binding protein, giving the protein MRAARGRPARARATITGGVATALVLAACAAPAPQASEPARAFSEIMAEAEAEGQVVDLWMWGGDERGNAYVDDVLAPAAADLGVTLRRVPLADTRDAIRRVLAEHAAGSTAGSVDLVWVNGDNFATAQQAGAWRCGWASELPNAAYLDPADPLVTDDFGVAVQGCESPWHKAQFTLVYDAARVPEPPRSIEDLLTWAQENPGRFTYPAPPDFTGSVFVRQALQALDPQVPVAFSQAAFDAATPTLWDSLREVAPALWREGRTYPRDQVDLDRLFADGQVDFTMTYGPATLTDLVAEGTFPSTTRVLTLEEGTVGNASFLAIPASSPDHAGAMVVADLALSPQQQAAKADPQVWGQFTVLDLSRLPQEDAAAFAALPDSPVVPPFEELSAGALPELSSGWVAPLDEGWRSQVLNP; this is encoded by the coding sequence ATGCGAGCCGCCCGAGGCAGACCGGCGCGTGCCCGTGCCACGATCACCGGCGGCGTGGCGACGGCCCTGGTGCTGGCGGCCTGCGCGGCGCCGGCGCCGCAGGCCTCCGAACCTGCCCGCGCGTTCTCCGAAATCATGGCCGAGGCCGAGGCCGAGGGCCAGGTGGTGGACCTGTGGATGTGGGGCGGGGACGAACGCGGCAACGCCTACGTGGACGACGTCCTGGCGCCGGCGGCCGCCGACCTGGGCGTCACCCTGCGCCGGGTCCCCCTGGCCGACACCCGTGATGCGATCCGCCGCGTGCTCGCCGAACACGCCGCGGGATCCACGGCGGGGTCGGTGGATCTGGTGTGGGTGAACGGGGACAACTTCGCCACCGCGCAGCAGGCCGGGGCCTGGCGCTGCGGCTGGGCGTCCGAGTTGCCGAACGCCGCCTACCTCGACCCGGCGGACCCGCTGGTCACCGACGACTTCGGGGTCGCGGTGCAGGGCTGCGAGTCGCCCTGGCACAAGGCCCAGTTCACCCTCGTCTACGACGCCGCGCGGGTCCCGGAGCCACCCCGCAGCATCGAGGACCTCCTGACCTGGGCGCAGGAGAATCCCGGGAGGTTCACCTACCCGGCACCGCCGGACTTCACCGGCTCGGTGTTCGTGCGTCAGGCCCTGCAGGCCTTGGACCCGCAGGTGCCGGTCGCCTTCAGTCAGGCGGCCTTCGATGCCGCGACGCCCACCCTGTGGGACTCCCTGCGCGAGGTGGCACCGGCGCTGTGGCGCGAGGGCCGCACCTACCCCCGCGACCAGGTGGACCTGGACCGGTTGTTCGCCGACGGCCAGGTCGACTTCACGATGACCTACGGCCCCGCGACCCTCACCGACCTCGTGGCCGAGGGCACCTTCCCGTCGACCACCCGCGTGCTCACGCTCGAGGAGGGCACGGTCGGCAACGCGAGCTTCCTCGCGATCCCCGCCAGTTCCCCGGACCACGCGGGGGCGATGGTGGTGGCGGACCTCGCGCTCTCGCCGCAGCAGCAGGCGGCCAAGGCCGACCCGCAGGTGTGGGGGCAGTTCACCGTGCTGGACCTCTCCCGCCTGCCGCAGGAGGACGCCGCCGCCTTCGCCGCGCTGCCCGACTCCCCGGTGGTCCCGCCGTTCGAGGAACTGTCCGCGGGCGCCCTGCCGGAACTGTCGTCCGGCTGGGTCGCGCCCCTGGACGAGGGCTGGCGCAGCCAGGTGCTGAACCCGTGA
- a CDS encoding ABC transporter permease subunit, with protein MRRASWGAAPGLVVITVISGGAMVTVTLASLGLVPLFGPPQATLTAWQVHGEDLVRGVGESLRIALPATALAVTVGSGLAGLLLRPDRLAGIVRIGCLVVLLLPHIVAASSMLMLLGDGGLLSRVAVALDVGWPALVAGPVPVATVLALAWKESAFVALVLAGALAPGHRTRMAVAAGLGAGPWQRWRRVTLPTAAPALLATGLVTLVYAIGSYEAAWLLSAAVPEPLPVLSARLLQSIDLLARPAAAAAALTASLLAVCVTLPALVALPRLRRLTPGSA; from the coding sequence GTGAGGCGGGCGAGCTGGGGTGCCGCCCCCGGGCTCGTGGTGATCACGGTGATCTCCGGGGGTGCGATGGTCACGGTGACGCTCGCCTCCCTGGGCCTGGTGCCGCTGTTCGGACCGCCGCAGGCCACCCTGACCGCCTGGCAGGTGCACGGTGAGGACCTGGTGCGCGGGGTGGGGGAGTCGCTGCGGATCGCCCTGCCGGCCACCGCGCTGGCCGTGACGGTCGGGTCCGGGCTGGCCGGCCTCCTCCTGCGCCCGGATCGGCTGGCGGGCATCGTGCGGATCGGGTGCCTCGTGGTGCTGCTGCTCCCGCACATCGTGGCCGCGAGTTCGATGCTGATGCTGCTGGGGGACGGCGGACTGCTCTCCAGGGTGGCGGTGGCTCTCGACGTCGGGTGGCCGGCCCTGGTGGCCGGCCCGGTGCCGGTCGCGACCGTGCTCGCGCTGGCGTGGAAGGAATCCGCATTCGTTGCGCTCGTGCTCGCCGGAGCCCTGGCACCCGGGCACCGCACCCGAATGGCGGTCGCCGCCGGGCTGGGCGCGGGGCCGTGGCAGCGGTGGCGCCGGGTCACGTTGCCCACGGCGGCGCCCGCCCTGCTGGCCACGGGCCTGGTCACCCTGGTCTACGCCATCGGCTCCTACGAGGCGGCCTGGCTGCTCTCGGCGGCCGTGCCCGAGCCCCTGCCGGTGCTCTCCGCCCGGCTGCTGCAGTCCATTGACCTACTCGCCCGGCCGGCGGCCGCGGCGGCGGCCCTCACCGCCTCCCTGCTCGCGGTCTGTGTGACGCTGCCCGCGCTCGTGGCGCTGCCCCGGCTGCGTCGACTCACCCCGGGATCGGCATGA